A portion of the Osmia lignaria lignaria isolate PbOS001 chromosome 15, iyOsmLign1, whole genome shotgun sequence genome contains these proteins:
- the LOC143306124 gene encoding uncharacterized protein LOC143306124 — MRRPGTLPNTGTSGHRMEDGSTPLSIAGDNCSSTGVRLHYANHSLRRTPQPSRDNEGHQSNLQNGVSGHHHGPPPLPSRHHQSSYPTLPVNGHVTHQHHHFPREKDRASGREKSRDRDAGAQSVHRADKHRDAQMDTRDDSLHMGEIGTYRA, encoded by the coding sequence ATGCGCCGTCCGGGAACGCTGCCCAATACCGGCACCTCCGGGCACCGTATGGAGGACGGCTCCACGCCGCTGAGCATCGCGGGCGATAATTGCTCTTCCACCGGCGTCAGACTACACTATGCGAACCATTCCTTGCGCCGAACCCCTCAGCCCTCCCGGGACAACGAGGGCCACCAGTCGAATCTGCAAAACGGGGTATCAGGACACCATCACGGACCCCCGCCTCTACCCTCTAGACACCACCAGTCCTCTTACCCCACTCTGCCCGTAAACGGCCACGTGACACATCAGCATCATCATTTTCCCCGCGAGAAAGACAGGGCGTCGGGTCGGGAGAAGAGCCGTGACCGAGACGCCGGCGCTCAATCCGTCCATCGGGCCGACAAACACCGAGACGCCCAGATGGACACCCGCGATGATAGCCTGCACATGGGCGAAATTGGAACGTACAGAGCGTAA
- the LOC117608376 gene encoding uncharacterized protein LOC117608376 isoform X6, whose amino-acid sequence MYSSMMPASSRINREATGMKGFLGVCRERTLSDDRMHHRSSSLQLQTLLQLLVLGGLFALGGAAICPNGCICDDDNLMVSCIGANLDVIPIALNPSIQRIVLKENRIKIVDAAAFQFYGDLKNVDLSSNHLFTIPNGSFDAQKQLVELHLRHNKISALTEKTFQGLRSLTVLNLRDNYLESLKNGLFASLSKLEELDLGKNRISKVEPGAFQKLGTLRVLHLDDNQLRTIPSPALAPLNSLAELHIGWNAFSSLPDDAFKGLEQLTVLDITGAGLDDIGDNAFRGLNALRTLELDGNKLREVPTKQLAVLPRLEELTLGQNFFTTLRSGAFQGLSKLKKLDISAAKLLTIVERGTFSDNANLETLVLNSNKRLATMEDGSLAGLPNLRHLMLRDNAFTGFSESLVAWNELRRLDLSENPLVCDCSLHWLADVLVPRNSSPVICAEPPESKGKPLKGMTHDELGCAFSDPRKQALLATLCAAGLALLTGLALILYYRCRRRVRDALKDYKWNNRAISRKEHEYQKTFSDDEYIVRSAHPHHHHHHQAQSQQLPSHHHHHHLQQQQLQQQQQQQQQHSQISANIKPIPVTEL is encoded by the coding sequence ACCCTGCTCCAGCTGCTGGTCCTGGGTGGTCTGTTCGCTCTGGGCGGCGCAGCGATTTGCCCTAACGGCTGCATTTGCGACGACGATAACTTGATGGTGTCCTGCATAGGCGCGAATCTGGACGTCATTCCCATAGCGCTGAATCCCAGCATCCAGCGAATAGTGCTGAAAGAGAACCGGATAAAGATAGTAGACGCGGCAGCTTTCCAATTCTATGGGGATCTAAAAAATGTGGATCTGTCCAGTAACCACCTGTTCACCATCCCAAACGGAAGCTTCGATGCCCAGAAGCAGCTGGTAGAACTTCATCTAAGGCATAACAAGATCTCTGCGCTAACCGAGAAGACTTTTCAAGGTCTGAGGTCGCTGACAGTGTTGAATTTAAGGGACAACTATCTAGAGAGCCTGAAAAATGGTCTGTTTGCTTCGTTGTCGAAGCTGGAGGAACTGGATCTGGGAAAGAATCGGATATCCAAAGTGGAGCCTGGGGCGTTTCAGAAGTTGGGCACCCTTAGGGTGCTGCACCTTGACGATAATCAGCTGAGGACCATCCCTTCCCCAGCTCTGGCGCCACTGAACTCCCTGGCCGAGCTGCACATCGGCTGGAACGCCTTTTCATCCCTTCCTGATGACGCCTTCAAGGGGTTGGAGCAGTTGACTGTGCTGGACATAACGGGGGCAGGGTTGGACGATATCGGTGACAACGCTTTTCGGGGTCTGAACGCTCTGAGGACTCTGGAACTGGATGGAAATAAGCTTAGGGAGGTGCCAACTAAGCAGTTAGCAGTGTTACCTCGTCTCGAAGAACTGACTCTAGGTCAGAACTTCTTTACGACCCTCAGGTCAGGTGCCTTTCAAGGCCTCTCCAAGCTGAAGAAACTGGACATATCAGCAGCTAAATTGCTAACAATCGTAGAACGGGGAACTTTCTCGGACAACGCTAACTTGGAGACCCTAGTACTGAACAGTAACAAGAGGTTAGCTACTATGGAAGATGGTTCCCTGGCTGGTTTGCCGAACCTGAGACACCTGATGCTCAGGGACAATGCATTCACCGGGTTCTCCGAGTCCCTGGTGGCCTGGAACGAGCTACGCCGATTGGACCTGAGCGAAAATCCATTAGTCTGTGACTGCAGTCTACACTGGTTAGCTGACGTACTAGTTCCAAGGAATTCCAGCCCAGTGATATGCGCGGAGCCTCCAGAATCCAAGGGCAAACCCCTCAAGGGCATGACTCATGATGAACTAGGCTGCGCCTTCTCAGACCCCAGAAAGCAGGCCCTACTGGCCACCCTATGTGCAGCTGGGTTAGCCCTACTCACCGGACTAGCTTTAATCCTCTACTACAGGTGTCGCAGACGGGTCAGAGATGCCTTGAAGGACTACAAGTGGAATAACCGGGCAATATCCCGGAAGGAGCATGAATACCAGAAGACTTTCTCCGACGACGAGTACATTGTCAGGTCCGCCCATccccatcatcatcatcaccaccaGGCGCAATCCCAGCAGCTGCCAtctcatcatcatcaccatcatcttCAACAGCAGCAgctgcaacagcagcaacagcaacagcagcagcactCGCAGATATCGGCGAACATCAAACCGATTCCGGTGACGGAACTGTAG
- the LOC117608376 gene encoding uncharacterized protein LOC117608376 isoform X7, protein MVLSDEIMHYGVKRTLRSSSFQTLLQLLVLGGLFALGGAAICPNGCICDDDNLMVSCIGANLDVIPIALNPSIQRIVLKENRIKIVDAAAFQFYGDLKNVDLSSNHLFTIPNGSFDAQKQLVELHLRHNKISALTEKTFQGLRSLTVLNLRDNYLESLKNGLFASLSKLEELDLGKNRISKVEPGAFQKLGTLRVLHLDDNQLRTIPSPALAPLNSLAELHIGWNAFSSLPDDAFKGLEQLTVLDITGAGLDDIGDNAFRGLNALRTLELDGNKLREVPTKQLAVLPRLEELTLGQNFFTTLRSGAFQGLSKLKKLDISAAKLLTIVERGTFSDNANLETLVLNSNKRLATMEDGSLAGLPNLRHLMLRDNAFTGFSESLVAWNELRRLDLSENPLVCDCSLHWLADVLVPRNSSPVICAEPPESKGKPLKGMTHDELGCAFSDPRKQALLATLCAAGLALLTGLALILYYRCRRRVRDALKDYKWNNRAISRKEHEYQKTFSDDEYIVRSAHPHHHHHHQAQSQQLPSHHHHHHLQQQQLQQQQQQQQQHSQISANIKPIPVTEL, encoded by the coding sequence ACCCTGCTCCAGCTGCTGGTCCTGGGTGGTCTGTTCGCTCTGGGCGGCGCAGCGATTTGCCCTAACGGCTGCATTTGCGACGACGATAACTTGATGGTGTCCTGCATAGGCGCGAATCTGGACGTCATTCCCATAGCGCTGAATCCCAGCATCCAGCGAATAGTGCTGAAAGAGAACCGGATAAAGATAGTAGACGCGGCAGCTTTCCAATTCTATGGGGATCTAAAAAATGTGGATCTGTCCAGTAACCACCTGTTCACCATCCCAAACGGAAGCTTCGATGCCCAGAAGCAGCTGGTAGAACTTCATCTAAGGCATAACAAGATCTCTGCGCTAACCGAGAAGACTTTTCAAGGTCTGAGGTCGCTGACAGTGTTGAATTTAAGGGACAACTATCTAGAGAGCCTGAAAAATGGTCTGTTTGCTTCGTTGTCGAAGCTGGAGGAACTGGATCTGGGAAAGAATCGGATATCCAAAGTGGAGCCTGGGGCGTTTCAGAAGTTGGGCACCCTTAGGGTGCTGCACCTTGACGATAATCAGCTGAGGACCATCCCTTCCCCAGCTCTGGCGCCACTGAACTCCCTGGCCGAGCTGCACATCGGCTGGAACGCCTTTTCATCCCTTCCTGATGACGCCTTCAAGGGGTTGGAGCAGTTGACTGTGCTGGACATAACGGGGGCAGGGTTGGACGATATCGGTGACAACGCTTTTCGGGGTCTGAACGCTCTGAGGACTCTGGAACTGGATGGAAATAAGCTTAGGGAGGTGCCAACTAAGCAGTTAGCAGTGTTACCTCGTCTCGAAGAACTGACTCTAGGTCAGAACTTCTTTACGACCCTCAGGTCAGGTGCCTTTCAAGGCCTCTCCAAGCTGAAGAAACTGGACATATCAGCAGCTAAATTGCTAACAATCGTAGAACGGGGAACTTTCTCGGACAACGCTAACTTGGAGACCCTAGTACTGAACAGTAACAAGAGGTTAGCTACTATGGAAGATGGTTCCCTGGCTGGTTTGCCGAACCTGAGACACCTGATGCTCAGGGACAATGCATTCACCGGGTTCTCCGAGTCCCTGGTGGCCTGGAACGAGCTACGCCGATTGGACCTGAGCGAAAATCCATTAGTCTGTGACTGCAGTCTACACTGGTTAGCTGACGTACTAGTTCCAAGGAATTCCAGCCCAGTGATATGCGCGGAGCCTCCAGAATCCAAGGGCAAACCCCTCAAGGGCATGACTCATGATGAACTAGGCTGCGCCTTCTCAGACCCCAGAAAGCAGGCCCTACTGGCCACCCTATGTGCAGCTGGGTTAGCCCTACTCACCGGACTAGCTTTAATCCTCTACTACAGGTGTCGCAGACGGGTCAGAGATGCCTTGAAGGACTACAAGTGGAATAACCGGGCAATATCCCGGAAGGAGCATGAATACCAGAAGACTTTCTCCGACGACGAGTACATTGTCAGGTCCGCCCATccccatcatcatcatcaccaccaGGCGCAATCCCAGCAGCTGCCAtctcatcatcatcaccatcatcttCAACAGCAGCAgctgcaacagcagcaacagcaacagcagcagcactCGCAGATATCGGCGAACATCAAACCGATTCCGGTGACGGAACTGTAG